AGAGCGAGATATAGATTTTCCGATTAAAAAGTATTTGATTTCAAGGAATGGGTACATTGATTATCCAATAGGCGGCTTTGATTTAGAGGTCATTGATAGACGCTATTATGAAGAGTGGTTCGATTCGATTGGCAAACTTTCAACACCTTTGAAATATACTCAGTTTCGAGCGGCTCAAGCCATTTTAGATGTAGGGCAAACAACAGCAATCAGTCGTTTATTAATTGAAGAAGATGATGCGGAATAGAAAAAGTAAAAGGGGAGTTTGGAAATGGATCAATTTACATTTCACGACATGACATTAACATGGTTGGATGGGGGTCTAAACTACTTAGACGGGGGGACAATGTTTGGGCCAGTTCCGAAGATTCTATGGTCTAAGAGATATGATGTTAACGAGAGTAATTTAATTGAATTAACAGCCCATCCAATCTTGATAAGATATCAAAACAAAAACATTTTAATTGATACGGGCCTTGGTAACGACAAACTAAGCGATAAAATGAAACGGAATTTAGGTATAGTTGAAGAGTCGAGTGTGGCGAAAGAATTAAATGAACTCGGACTACAACCTGAAGATATCGATATCATTTTAATGACGCATATGCACAATGACCATGCGGCAGGATTGACAAAATGGCAAGGACAAGAGCTTGTTTCTGTTTTTCAAAATGCTGAAATTTTCACATCGCAAGTAGAGTGGGATGAAATGCGCGAACCAAATATCCGCTCTAAAAATACGTATTGGAAAGAAAATTGGGAGCCGATTCAACATCAAGTGAAGCCGTTTCAAAAACGAATTACAATTATGCCAGGTATCGAAATGGTTCATACAGGTGGGCATAGTAATGGGCATAGTATTATAAAATTAACACAAAATGATGAAACGATTTTACATATGGGAGATTTGATGCCGACTCACGCGCATAGTAACCCTTTATGGGTGCTTGCATATGACGACTATCCTATGGACTCAATCGCAGCGAAAGAAAAACTGATGGAAGAAGGATTGAAAGGAAACTATTGGTATAGTTTTTACCACGATGCAGTTTATCGGCTTGTGAAATGGGACGAGACAGGAAAGAATATTGTAGGGGCTGTGGAACGCTCAAATTATTCTCATGAAAAGGATCGTTAACGGTTTGTTACACAACACGAGCCAACAAAAAAACAAGTGAGGGAATCATTAATGATTCCTTCACTTGTTTTTGTTTGGCTGTATTTATAAAATTTACAGTTTCATAAGCACGACAACAGTTCCTGTTTTCGCATTTGCTGCAAACTCGAATTGTTCTAGGTCACCATTTTGAATACGTGAAATTCCACCTCGATAAACGTCCATTGTAATCATATTATTTTCAAATGGTTCGGTTTTCATAACAATCCATGAGCCATCGATTGGGCCTTCTTTTTTAAACTCGTCTTTAATATTGTTTAATACAGAATCCGCTGAAATATATGGATTAGCACGATCTATCGCTTCTTTTACTACAATTCCAACTGCTACACCTGTGAGAATACCAGCAAGAAAATCTTTTAGCTTCAAAATCAAAACCTCCTATGTAGTCTTTTTCATAGTGTACCACAAAAATAACATTGTCTGATAGTTGAGTGAAAGAAAAGTACTTCGATTTACAAAATAAGATGGAAACTTTCAGAATAATCGTTTACACTAATAAAGGTAAATGAATCATTTGGGAGGCCGTATTCGTGAAAAAAGAAACATTAGATATGTTTAAAACATTAACAGAATTACCGGGTGCACCTGGTAATGAGCATGCAGTTCGCAATTATATGCGCGGTGAGTTAGGAAAGTATGCCGATGAAGTGGTTCAAGATAATCTTGGTGGCATTTTTGGTGTTAAAAAAGGACTAGAAGACGGCCCACGAATTTTAGTTGCTGGTCATATGGATGAGGTAGGTTTTATGGTAACTTCCATCACTGAGAATGGGATGATCCGTTTTCAGCCATTAGGCGGTTGGTGGAGTCAGGTTTTATTAGCACAACGTGTTGAAATTATTACTAACAATGGTCCGGTTATTGGTGTCATCGGATCTATTCCACCTCACTTATTGAGTGATGAAGTGAGAAATAAGCCGATGGATATAAAAAATATGTTGATTGACATTGGCGCAGATGATAGAGAGGATGCGATGAAAATTGGCATCCGTCCGGGACAACAAATTGTACCCGTATGCCCATTCACTCCAATGGCGAATGATAAAAAGATTTTAGCGAAAGCTTGGGACAATCGTTATGGGTGTGGCTTGTCCATTGAGCTATTAAAAGAAGTACATGGACAAACGCTACCGAACACATTATATTCGGGGGCTAATGTTATGGAAGAAGTTGGTCTCCGCGGTGCGCAAGCTTCTGCAACAATGATTGATCCAGACTTGTTTTTCGCGCTTGATGCAAGCCCTGCTAATGATGCATCAGGAGATAAAAATGAATTTGGACAACTTGGGAAGGGAACTCTTCTACGTATTATGGACCGTACGATGGTCACTCATCGAGGCATGCGTGAGTTTATTTTGGATACAGCCGAAACAAATAATATTCCCTATCAATATTTTGTGTCACAAGGCGGGACAGATGCGGGACGTGTGCATACTGCAAATGAAGGCGTGCCAAGCGCAGTCATCGGTATTTGTTCACGTTATATTCACACAGCTGCTTCGATCATTCATACAGATGATTATGCTGCCGCAAAAGAATTACTCGTGAAGCTCGTTCAATCATGTGATAAAACAACTGTTGAAACAATCAAACGAAACGTCTAATTTGAAGTCGTCCTTTCGCAAATAGGAAGGACGACTTTTTTATTCAGCAAGCGGTGCCAATGTATAGAGTTTTGGGCGCGACGAAATTAGATTGTGCTCTATATGTCTTTTAGGGCTATAACGTCAGGAGTGATAAGATGGATTTTATAATAGGCTCAACGAATCAAGCAAAAGTACAAGCTACTAAAAATGTTATTTGGCACTACTTTCCCAATGCGAAAATAACAGCGGTAGAAGCAAGTTCAGGTGTTGATGCCCAGCCATTTGGCGATGAAGAAACAATCACGGGGGCGATAAACCGAGCGCGACAAGTGTATTCGAATGAACAAAATGTCATTGGTATAGGGTTGGAGGGCGGAGTACGTTTGTTAGGGGGGGCAATGTATATTTGTAATTGGGGGGCACTCGTTTTACCTAATGAACACGTGATTACTGCTGGTGGTGCACAAATTCCACTACCTTCCGAAGTGGCCAATGAGATTCATCAAGGTAAGGAATTGGGTCCTGTAATCGACAGTTACTTTCGAGCAAAAGGTCTAAGACAAAAAGAAGGGGCCATGGGTATGTTTACAGCCGGAGCTGTTACAAGGATTGATTTATTTGCACACATTCTGCACTTATTAATCGGACAACTTCAATACCATTTTGAAAATGGCACTGACGGAAACTAAGTAGAATATCAACGATTGTGATAGTAAAAGTACACAACGGTTGCAACTGCCGGGTAACATCTTTAAAATAGAGAAAGAGTTTTAAGTCGGAAGAATTAATGACAGTGCTATGCTGGCAATCAATCATCATGATTGGAGGAAAAATCGAATGTTCCAAACGTGGAAATATATATTCCTCGTATCGGTTGTGGTCTTTTTACTCACGGCTTGTGGTAAATCACTAGAAGACTATGCGAGTGAAGGTATAAAAGCGGCGAGGGAAGCTTTTCATGCGGATAATAAAGAGCAAACGGAAGAAATTGATGGAACTAAACTATATAAACCAGTAGGATTTACGATTAGTGACGATTCAGATGCGCAAAATATCGTATTTAATAAAGGGAAAGAAACTTTTATTTTATTTGTTAATCCAAATGAAACAAAGGAAAGCGATCTTTTCTATGAATTGTTACACGCCAATGAAGAGGCGAATATTGTTGCTGAGGAAAAGTTTAGTGATGGAGATACATTTGGTTTTGCTGCGATAGTAAATCATGAGGATGGTACGATTGAATTAATTGCAAGTGTCGGCGGCGCAAAAATGTCAACACTCACAAATGAAAAGAATGTCGTTCGAAATTTAGAGACGATGATGCAAATTGTTCGTTCGATTCACTAAATGAAGGATAATATTAGAAGATAACGGACGGTCGCCTAAACAACCAGAGTGGTGGCCGTTCATTTTTATGAATAAAGGAGTCGGGACAGTGAAATCTAAAGAACTTGTAGAACTACTTAAGAAACGCTTACCAAACGAAGATTATGAATGGCAATACGATGAAAAAACAGACAAATTAAGATTAGAGCATACCGGTCTAAATAAAGGAATGGAAATATCACTTCCTGAAATCATCCGGAAATATAATCAGAAAAAAGAAGTGGCGATAGATGAAGTGGTATATACGATTGACGCAACATTTAGAGCGATGGAAATAGAGAAAATGAAAGGTTTTAAAGGCCAGAGCACAATTTATCCGGTGATTCGTTCCGCTTCATTTCCAGAACAGACTTCTGCAGGTCAGCGATTTGTTATGAAAGATCATACAGCCGAAACGCGGATTTACTATGCATTAGACTTAGGTGAGACGTATCGCCTGATTGACGAGAGTATGATCGAAGAACTAGGGAAGTCAACTGAAGAAATTAGCGAAATTGCTTTGTTCAATGTACGCAGTTTATCGACTAAAATGAAAAAAGATGAAGTTGCTGGGAATGTGTTCTACTTTGTAAACAATAACGATGGCTACGACGCTAGCCGCATATTAAATCGTGCTTTCCTAGCAAATATGGAAACGAAAATTGAAGGGGACATGACGGTTTCGGTTCCACATCAAGATGTATTAATCATCGGTGACATTCGTAACAAAACAGGGTATGATGTGTTAGCACAAATGACGATGCAGTTCTTTACGAATGGGACTGTTCCAGTGACGTCGTTGTCCTTCGTTTACGAGGAAGGGCATTTAGAACCAATATTTATTATGGCTAAAAATCGTGTTGCACGAAAGAAAGGAAAAGAATGAAATGAATTTATTTTATAATGCGAACGGTGTAGGGGATGTACTTCTTGTTCAGTTGACAACAAATAATCCGGAGAATGTAAACTTTACCACTCATAATGATGTTGTCCTCATTCAAAATGCGGAAACGAATGAGGTTGTTGGTTTCAATTTATTCAAGGCAACTTCTTATGTGGAAGTAGAAGGTAATGGACAAATTGAATTAACAGAAGAAATTGTTGAAAAAATACAGCAGGCCTTAACTAAAAATGGGGCTGAGTTAGTGCTAGATGTAGATCTCTCGCCTAAATTTGTGATTGGGCATGTTGTGCGAAAAGAAAAACATCCAAATGCTGATAAATTAAGTGTGTGTACAGTAGATGTAGGGAATGAGCAATTGCAAATTGTTTGTGGTGCAGCAAACGTTGCGGAAGACCAAAAA
This window of the Sporosarcina ureilytica genome carries:
- a CDS encoding DUF1444 domain-containing protein — translated: MKSKELVELLKKRLPNEDYEWQYDEKTDKLRLEHTGLNKGMEISLPEIIRKYNQKKEVAIDEVVYTIDATFRAMEIEKMKGFKGQSTIYPVIRSASFPEQTSAGQRFVMKDHTAETRIYYALDLGETYRLIDESMIEELGKSTEEISEIALFNVRSLSTKMKKDEVAGNVFYFVNNNDGYDASRILNRAFLANMETKIEGDMTVSVPHQDVLIIGDIRNKTGYDVLAQMTMQFFTNGTVPVTSLSFVYEEGHLEPIFIMAKNRVARKKGKE
- the ytpR gene encoding YtpR family tRNA-binding protein yields the protein MNLFYNANGVGDVLLVQLTTNNPENVNFTTHNDVVLIQNAETNEVVGFNLFKATSYVEVEGNGQIELTEEIVEKIQQALTKNGAELVLDVDLSPKFVIGHVVRKEKHPNADKLSVCTVDVGNEQLQIVCGAANVAEDQKVVVAKVGAVMPSGMIIRDAELRGVPSSGMICSASELAIPNAEENVGILVLDDSAIVGEAFRS
- a CDS encoding DUF84 family protein; translation: MDFIIGSTNQAKVQATKNVIWHYFPNAKITAVEASSGVDAQPFGDEETITGAINRARQVYSNEQNVIGIGLEGGVRLLGGAMYICNWGALVLPNEHVITAGGAQIPLPSEVANEIHQGKELGPVIDSYFRAKGLRQKEGAMGMFTAGAVTRIDLFAHILHLLIGQLQYHFENGTDGN
- a CDS encoding M42 family metallopeptidase, with product MKKETLDMFKTLTELPGAPGNEHAVRNYMRGELGKYADEVVQDNLGGIFGVKKGLEDGPRILVAGHMDEVGFMVTSITENGMIRFQPLGGWWSQVLLAQRVEIITNNGPVIGVIGSIPPHLLSDEVRNKPMDIKNMLIDIGADDREDAMKIGIRPGQQIVPVCPFTPMANDKKILAKAWDNRYGCGLSIELLKEVHGQTLPNTLYSGANVMEEVGLRGAQASATMIDPDLFFALDASPANDASGDKNEFGQLGKGTLLRIMDRTMVTHRGMREFILDTAETNNIPYQYFVSQGGTDAGRVHTANEGVPSAVIGICSRYIHTAASIIHTDDYAAAKELLVKLVQSCDKTTVETIKRNV
- a CDS encoding YtnP family quorum-quenching lactonase, with product MDQFTFHDMTLTWLDGGLNYLDGGTMFGPVPKILWSKRYDVNESNLIELTAHPILIRYQNKNILIDTGLGNDKLSDKMKRNLGIVEESSVAKELNELGLQPEDIDIILMTHMHNDHAAGLTKWQGQELVSVFQNAEIFTSQVEWDEMREPNIRSKNTYWKENWEPIQHQVKPFQKRITIMPGIEMVHTGGHSNGHSIIKLTQNDETILHMGDLMPTHAHSNPLWVLAYDDYPMDSIAAKEKLMEEGLKGNYWYSFYHDAVYRLVKWDETGKNIVGAVERSNYSHEKDR
- a CDS encoding peptidase M4, which encodes MKLKDFLAGILTGVAVGIVVKEAIDRANPYISADSVLNNIKDEFKKEGPIDGSWIVMKTEPFENNMITMDVYRGGISRIQNGDLEQFEFAANAKTGTVVVLMKL